The Amphiprion ocellaris isolate individual 3 ecotype Okinawa chromosome 6, ASM2253959v1, whole genome shotgun sequence genome contains a region encoding:
- the LOC129349042 gene encoding uncharacterized protein LOC129349042, which translates to MKTRQGGRKKKCSKMKEASEEPQLTVESQSPPRHEFDLLGEIRSLRQEHKQAAIENKQGLARVEKSIGEVITRLSVVETRISEVEDRVGQTEDRTTQLERVVISLLQNQDKLMVKCNDLEARARRKNIRIHGVPEGSEKDDVVGFVKDLISTKLKLQNVLDVDIERAHRVGSVAQRRSSSRPTVAPRAIIVRFWNYRVKESVIQMAWKHKTIYNGQEIYFNLDYTAETQKQRIRVRDVIKQLRQRGVKAQMRYPAQLKILGDNGNGTKTFARLKDATERLRELDIIIEEEDETEKLKEELSLSWKTVKGHK; encoded by the coding sequence ATGAAAACGCGTCAAGgtgggagaaagaaaaagtgttCGAAGATGAAAGAAGCCAGTGAAGAGCCGCAGTTGACGGTGGAAAGTCAGTCGCCGCCGCGACATGAGTTCGACTTGCTGGGAGAAATACGGTCACTCAGGcaagaacacaaacaagccGCGATTGAAAATAAGCAGGGACTGGCACGTGTGGAGAAAAGTATTGGCGAGGTCATAACACGATTGTCTGTGGTTGAAACAAGAATTTCGGAGGTAGAGGACCGTGTGGGACAAACAGAGGACCGAACCACACAATTAGAGAGAGTTGTGATTTCTCTTCTTCAAAACCAGGACAAACTGATGGTTAAGTGTAATGACCTGGAGGCACGAGCGAGGCGCAAAAACATCAGGATACACGGTGTGCCCGAGGGATCAGAAAAGGATGATGTGGTGGGGTTTGTAAAGGATCTGATTTCCACCAaactaaaactacaaaatgtgCTGGATGTGGACATCGAGAGAGCGCACCGCGTGGGCAGCGTGGCGCAGAGAAGGTCCAGCTCAAGACCCACGGTTGCACCAAGAGCAATTATTGTGCGCTTTTGGAACTATCGAGTGAAAGAAAGCGTCATCCAAATGGCGTGGAAACACAAGACCATATACAACGGGCAAGAAATCTATTTCAATCTGGATTATACGGCGGAAACTCAAAAGCAAAGGATACGGGTACGTGATGTCATCAAGCAACTGAGACAGAGAGGCGTGAAAGCGCAGATGAGATACCCAGCCCAACTGAAGATCCTGGGAGACAACGGGAATGGGACAAAGACATTTGCACGACTTAAGGACGCAACAGAAAGGTTAAGAGAGCTGGACATTATTATAGAAGAAGAGGACGAGACAGAAAAGTTAAAGGAAGAACTGAGCCTGAGCTGGAAGACTGTGAAGGGCCATAAATAG